The Triticum dicoccoides isolate Atlit2015 ecotype Zavitan chromosome 6A, WEW_v2.0, whole genome shotgun sequence genome has a window encoding:
- the LOC119319648 gene encoding uncharacterized protein LOC119319648, translating into MKWEKRPVVCMKKRSSRWRGSRERAPAAEAMTTRRWERIRALGEGGESTELGGGLARPSHGASVEDSPLTYLARDSVLPMAAARTELAVVTPLDLREERNRRIQQKNLVITRLRGKEHCDDSPGTYVMVIAAS; encoded by the exons ATGAAATGGGAGAAGCGGCCGGTGGTTTGTATGAAGAAGAGGAGCAGCCGGTGGCGCGGATCAAGGGAGAGAGCACCGGCGGCGGAGGCGATGACGACGCGCAGATGGGAGAGAATTCGTGCATTGGGAGAAGGAGGTGAGAGCACTGAGTTAGGAGGTGGCTTGGCTCGACCCAGCCATGGAGCTAGCGTTGAGGATTCCCCGCTGACCTACTTGGCGAGAGATAGTGTGCTGCCGATGGCAGCAGCCAGAACTGAATTGGCCGTCGTGACGCCTTTAG ATCTGAGAGAGGAGAGGAACAGAAGAATCCAGCAGAAGAATTTGGTGATAACTag ATTGCGTGGAAAGGAacattgcgatgacagccccggaacctatgtaatggtgatagcagcatcttga